In Carassius auratus strain Wakin unplaced genomic scaffold, ASM336829v1 scaf_tig00000254, whole genome shotgun sequence, the following proteins share a genomic window:
- the LOC113068846 gene encoding tumor necrosis factor receptor superfamily member 1A isoform X4: protein MTVSTLCLDLVFVLFIASQCQCQSTIPPMKDGRCSEGYHKSDQGCKKCVSGFYMDLPNNRLFCLRCTLCDISAHEVEKANCTPTQNRVCDCKPGFYKSNDHCNPCYRCQNCKECSNCKKNCKQETIQTKTEPVKTTAAVCGHGSFLESGQCQSCVKYKCKNEACKSFCSPTTDEPQDSPHLLMPVLLVIVTLLGGLLFLLLIWLCSRRWLCCRVKIWNVCKHPDIQMEPDQPNDVICIPTAMERNGATIKTLPVTSYPHSVLSGDLQSIMAPLIANGNPKLMQVLQKESWPAPVLYTVIRAIPVTRWKEFLRLLSVSDDQMERIELEAGPSYLEKQYHMLRLWSQSSGAKMENIYSTLHYMNLSGCAQELQEKLEQLQASM, encoded by the exons ATGACTGTGTCAACACTGTGTTTGGATTTg GTATTTGTACTATTTATAGCCTCCCAATGCCAATGCCAATCTACAATTCCACCCATGAAAGATGGACGTTGTTCAGAAG GATATCACAAATCAGATCAGGGCTGTAAGAAGTGTGTGAGCGGTTTTTATATGGACCTACCTAATAATCGGTTATTTTGTTTGAGATGTACATTATGTGATATCAGTG CTCATGAAGTTGAGAAGGCCAACTGTACACCAACACAGAACAGAGTCTGCGATTGTAAACCTGGGTTTTACAAGAGTAATGATCACTGTAATCCCTGTTACAGATGCCAAAACTGCAAAGAAT GTTCGAACTGTAAAAAGAACTGTAAACAAGAAACCATTCAAACCAAAACAGAACCTGTTAAAACCACAGCAGCAGTGTGTGGGCATGGATCTTTTCTGGAAAGTGGACAATGCCAAAGCTGTGTTAA GTATAAGTGTAAGAATGAAGCCTGTAAATCTTTCTGTTCACCTACCACAGATGAACCACAAG ATTCACCTCACCTGCTGATGCCGGTGTTACTGGTCATTGTGACCTTATTGGGTGGTCTACTCTTTCTCCTTCTCATCTGGCTCTGCAGTCGGAGATGGCTTTGCTGTCGAGTCAAGATCTGGAATGTTTGCAAACATCCAGACATTCAGATGGAACCAG ATCAACCTAATGATGTTATCTGCATTCCCACAGCAATG GAAAGAAATGGAGCCACAATTAAAACTTTACCAGTGACCAGCTATCCACACAGCGTCTTGAGTGGAGATTTACAGAGCATCATGGCCCCCCTGATAGCAAACGGAAAcccaaaat TGATGCAGGTGTTGCAGAAAGAGTCCTGGCCAGCACCAGTGCTCTACACTGTCATAAGAGCGATTCCTGTGACGCGCTGGAAGGAATTTTTGCGACTGCTTTCTGTGTCAGATGATCAGATGGAACGGATCGAACTGGAGGCAGGCCCATCCTATCTAGAAAAGCAGTATCATATGCTGCGTCTGTGGAGCCAGAGCAGTGGAGCGAAGATGGAAAATATCTACTCAACATTACACTACATGAACCTGTCAGGCTGTGCCCAGGAACTGCAAGAAAAGCTAGAACAATTACAAGCAAGCATGTAA
- the ttc34 gene encoding tetratricopeptide repeat protein 34 yields MNGIHKGAAELCREGDKILLSGDACRAAALYTHAFGNNAGSTVGHMRGLNAGHLKEVISTLEAWLDGVSHSSIEGLSKGLVAVFLSTLCPNNVSASLYKLESVLQGTGHASKEIFARCSALLEGKQMPKPEGRTRLILELTRALACLLSDTQNPKVPQLYLQAFHGNKSETIRLVKERQHQYVKLLIKAFYQQMSPRYPILHTKGQMEKPLSPTQAGEDTDSPKAVEFLLAISPDDIQVRELQAAVLFSSGKFTESAEALSLALKLGESQTEHAMAPEKRACLLVGRAAAHFSAGGRAREVCRDLGDGFALHPATARQQFQSVFSDSGEGLAVRIQLRQQAEKGVSEFREAVLMRPDLRSSKGVELLDPVITQLRALCHLESDGGGRELRVRLADCLLLRGEHREALSISSQLTAAAPAQQSYQNTVQVLRGYSRLFTEDHKGALEDFQAVIEHSTPHPPSCVRALCGRGILRMMAGSHYLTALDYITASQLQLQDASVTVRCLVPWNYRGLLCTVLVEQGRVILEGTEEQRAETNPRAQKEHEEGHTQNKQRSAVGVHALALLLMELQPGADGPQILTADALYQLGRVEEAYRLLLNIEHTAPRPPILARLAILQLHRGFLYDAYQLLKKLINSGETSCLRPLLSVTSLQDRDLLEKHCHTASKRILCGQQAESAIREAVAYLSIAIMASGGGAIDSLLERARCYALLGQWKTAIFDFTAILKKHPDHVQALCGRGFTYLMLNQQKECTLDILVALQCGAEEVTQSMLSLKDKARKLISEWLGQHCRSSLSETLLVNPVPCREELLREAFLIGGALMNTDCREPRWHLLYIDTLLAKGEVSAAGAHLKQVFGQEPRDAAAKARWGVVKAWQQNYKVAANYLSVVSEKEPATLDFLITLLQPAQRKRLAQAASQQASSISESGQWEQALALLTLAVRAVNEMKLQYLRQRAACLAHLGLHERAVSDLNKVIQGHSADGREEQRVWAEDHCRRGRSLLLCSHEESGLQDFSQALELHEEQALLCVEAGPGTQRLAEMFLRFALQNYGQQKLDKAWLLIETGLKVDSGHVELRRLRARLKREVSGPCIVH; encoded by the exons ATGAATGGCATACATAAAGGAGCAGCTGAACTGTGCAGAGAGGGCGACAAAATATTGCTCTCTGGGGATGCTTGTAGAGCTGCAGCTCTGTACACACATGCTTTTGGAAATAATGCCGGTTCCACTGTAGGACATATGCGTGGCCTTAACGCAGGTCATTTAAAGGAGGTAATCTCAACGCTGGAGGCCTGGCTTGATGGCGTTTCACACAGTTCTATTGAGGGCCTGAGTAAAGGCCTTGTTGCTGTATTTCTGTCTACATTATGCCCCAATAACGTATCTGCTTCTCTTTATAAATTGGAGTCTGTCCTGCAGGGTACAGGTCATGCTTCAAAAGAGATCTTTGCACGGTGTTCTGCTCTTCTAGAGGGAAAACAAATGCCTAAACCTGAGGGTCGCACACGGTTAATTCTGGAGCTAACTAGAGCTCTGGCCTGCTTGCTCTCTGACACACAAAATCCTAAAGTTCCTCAGCTTTATCTGCAGGCCTTTCATGGAAATAAATCAGAAACTATTAGACTAGTTAAAGAAAGGCAACATCAGTATGTGAAGCTATTAATTAAAGCCTTTTACCAGCAAATGTCTCCAAGATATCCCATTCTCCATACTAAGGGGCAGATGGAAAAACCATTGAGTCCAACACAAGCAGGTGAAGACACTGATTCTCCTAAAGCTGTTGAGTTTTTACTTGCCATTTCACCAGATGACATCCAAGTAAGAGAGCTTCAAGCAGCAGTCTTGTTTTCCTCCGGAAAGTTCACAGAAAGTGCAGAAGCTTTGTCACTGGCTCTTAAACTAGGTGAATCACAGACTGAACATGCAATGGCGCCAGAGAAAAGAGCTTGTTTACTCGTTGGCAGAGCAGCTGCTCATTTTTCCGCAGGCGGACGAGCAAGAGAAGTCTGCAGAGATCTAGGTGATGGCTTTGCACTTCATCCAGCCACAGCAAGACAGCAATTCCAGAGTGTTTTTTCGGACAGTGGCGAAGGGTTGGCTGTTCGCATCCAGCTCCGTCAACAGGCCGAGAAGGGCGTCTCAGAGTTCAGAGAGGCCGTTCTAATGAGGCCTGACCTTAGGTCTTCGAAAGGAGTGGAGTTGTTGGATCCCGTTATCACTCAACTGCGAGCTCTATGCCACCTGGAGTCGGATGGAGGAGGCAGGGAACTGCGTGTGCGTCTGGCAGACTGCCTCCTCCTGCGTGGAGAACATCGAGAAGCCCTTTCCATAAGTAGCCAGCTCACCGCTGCAGCTCCAGCCCAGCAGAGCTACCAGAACACTGTGCAAGTGCTCCGAGGGTATTCCCGACTTTTCACTGAAGACCATAAAGGCGCTCTGGAGGATTTCCAAGCGGTGATTGAGCATAGTACTCCTCACCCACCCAGCTGTGTCCGTGCACTCTGTGGTAGGGGTATCCTGCGTATGATGGCTGGCTCACACTACCTTACTGCTCTAGATTACATTACAGCAAGCCAATTACAGCTGCAGGATGCTTCTGTAACTGTTAGGTGCCTGGTGCCTTGGAATTACCGTGGGTTGCTGTGCACCGTGTTGGTGGAACAGGGAAGAGTCATCCTTGAGGGGACCGAAGAGCAAAGAGCTGAGACAAATCCTAGAGCTCAAAAAGAGCACGAGGAGGGGCACACCCAAAACAAACAGAG GTCTGCTGTTGGTGTGCATGCTCTCGCTCTTCTCCTAATGGAGTTACAACCCGGTGCCGATGGACCCCAGATTCTCACAGCAGATGCTCTGTACCAGTTGGGTCGTGTTGAGGAGGCTTATCGTCTTCTTCTGAACATTGAGCACACAGCCCCACGGCCACCGATTCTCGCACGCCTTGCAATACTGCAGCTGCATCGAGGCTTCCTCTATGATGCCTATCAG CTACTGAAGAAGCTGATTAATTCAGGAGAAACTAGCTGTCTGCGGCCCCTTTTATCTGTAACATCTTTACAAGACCGAGACCTTCTTGAAAAACACTGTCACACTGCTTCCAAGCGTATACTGTGTGGCCAACAAGCAGAAAGTGCGATAAGGGAAGCTGTGGCCTATTTGTCCATTGCCATTATGGCTTCAG GTGGTGGAGCAATAGATTCCCTGCTGGAGAGAGCAAGATGTTATGCTCTGCTGGGCCAATGGAAGACAGCAATCTTTGACTTCACTGCAATCCTTAAAAAGCACCCAGACCATGTGCAGGCTTTGTGTGGAAGAGGATTCACTTATCTTATGCTGAACCAGCAGAAG GAATGCACACTGGACATACTGGTTGCCCTTCAGTGTGGAGCTGAGGAGGTCACTCAGAGCATGCTGTCTCTTAAAGACAAAGCACGAAAACTCATCAGTGAATGGTTGGGTCAGCACTGTCGCAGCAGCCTGTCAGAGACTCTGTTGGTCAACCCTGTACCCTGCCGCGAGGAGCTCCTTCGAGAGGCCTTTTTGATTGGTGGAGCGCTAATGAACACTGACTGCAGGGAACCTAGGTGGCACCTCCTGTACATAGATACACTACTTGCCAAAG GGGAGGTGAGTGCTGCAGGTGCACACTTGAAACAGGTGTTTGGTCAAGAGCCTCGAGATGCCGCAGCTAAGGCCAGGTGGGGTGTTGTGAAGGCCTGGCAGCAGAACTACAAAGTGGCAGCCAACTATCTGAGTGTGGTGTCTGAGAAAGAACCAGCGACTCTAGACTTTCTAATCACTCTTCTGCAGCCGGCTCAACGAAAACGCCTGGCACAG GCGGCTTCTCAGCAGGCCAGCAGTATTTCTGAAAGTGGTCAGTGGGAGCAGGCTTTAGCCCTCCTTACACTTGCGGTGCGAGCGGTCAATGAGATGAAGCTTCAGTACCTCAGGCAGCGTGCAGCCTGTCTGGCCCACCTGGGGCTGCACGAGAGGGCGGTGTCTGATCTGAACAAGGTCATCCAGGGCCACAGTGCAGATGGCAGAGAGGAGCAAAGGGTTTGGGCAGAGGACCATTGCCGCAGAGGCCGTAGTTTGTTGTTGTGTTCCCATGAAGAGTCTGGGTTACAGGACTTTTCTCAAGCCCTGGAGCTACACGAGGAACAGGCTCTGCTGTGTGTGGAGGCTGGTCCGGGAACACAACGCCTTGCCGAAATGTTTCTGCGCTTTGCCCTGCAGAACTATGGGCAACAGAAACTGGACAAAGCTTGGCTTCTGATAGAGACTGGGCTTAAAGTGGACAGTGGCCATGTAGAACTGCGCAGACTGAGGGCTAGACTAAAACGAGAAGTCTCTGGTCCATGTATTGTACACTAG
- the LOC113068846 gene encoding tumor necrosis factor receptor superfamily member 1A isoform X3: MTVSTLCLDLVFVLFIASQCQCQSTIPPMKDGRCSEGYHKSDQGCKKCVSGFYMDLPNNRLFCLRCTLCDISAHEVEKANCTPTQNRVCDCKPGFYKSNDHCNPCYRCQNCKECSNCKKNCKQETIQTKTEPVKTTAAVCGHGSFLESGQCQSCVKYKCKNEACKSFCSPTTDEPQDSPHLLMPVLLVIVTLLGGLLFLLLIWLCSRRWLCCRVKIWNVCKHPDIQMEPADQPNDVICIPTAMERNGATIKTLPVTSYPHSVLSGDLQSIMAPLIANGNPKLMQVLQKESWPAPVLYTVIRAIPVTRWKEFLRLLSVSDDQMERIELEAGPSYLEKQYHMLRLWSQSSGAKMENIYSTLHYMNLSGCAQELQEKLEQLQASM, translated from the exons ATGACTGTGTCAACACTGTGTTTGGATTTg GTATTTGTACTATTTATAGCCTCCCAATGCCAATGCCAATCTACAATTCCACCCATGAAAGATGGACGTTGTTCAGAAG GATATCACAAATCAGATCAGGGCTGTAAGAAGTGTGTGAGCGGTTTTTATATGGACCTACCTAATAATCGGTTATTTTGTTTGAGATGTACATTATGTGATATCAGTG CTCATGAAGTTGAGAAGGCCAACTGTACACCAACACAGAACAGAGTCTGCGATTGTAAACCTGGGTTTTACAAGAGTAATGATCACTGTAATCCCTGTTACAGATGCCAAAACTGCAAAGAAT GTTCGAACTGTAAAAAGAACTGTAAACAAGAAACCATTCAAACCAAAACAGAACCTGTTAAAACCACAGCAGCAGTGTGTGGGCATGGATCTTTTCTGGAAAGTGGACAATGCCAAAGCTGTGTTAA GTATAAGTGTAAGAATGAAGCCTGTAAATCTTTCTGTTCACCTACCACAGATGAACCACAAG ATTCACCTCACCTGCTGATGCCGGTGTTACTGGTCATTGTGACCTTATTGGGTGGTCTACTCTTTCTCCTTCTCATCTGGCTCTGCAGTCGGAGATGGCTTTGCTGTCGAGTCAAGATCTGGAATGTTTGCAAACATCCAGACATTCAGATGGAACCAG CAGATCAACCTAATGATGTTATCTGCATTCCCACAGCAATG GAAAGAAATGGAGCCACAATTAAAACTTTACCAGTGACCAGCTATCCACACAGCGTCTTGAGTGGAGATTTACAGAGCATCATGGCCCCCCTGATAGCAAACGGAAAcccaaaat TGATGCAGGTGTTGCAGAAAGAGTCCTGGCCAGCACCAGTGCTCTACACTGTCATAAGAGCGATTCCTGTGACGCGCTGGAAGGAATTTTTGCGACTGCTTTCTGTGTCAGATGATCAGATGGAACGGATCGAACTGGAGGCAGGCCCATCCTATCTAGAAAAGCAGTATCATATGCTGCGTCTGTGGAGCCAGAGCAGTGGAGCGAAGATGGAAAATATCTACTCAACATTACACTACATGAACCTGTCAGGCTGTGCCCAGGAACTGCAAGAAAAGCTAGAACAATTACAAGCAAGCATGTAA
- the LOC113068846 gene encoding tumor necrosis factor receptor superfamily member 1A isoform X1 — MTVSTLCLDLVFVLFIASQCQCQSTIPPMKDGRCSEGYHKSDQGCKKCVSGFYMDLPNNRLFCLRCTLCDISAHEVEKANCTPTQNRVCDCKPGFYKSNDHCNPCYRCQNCKECSNCKKNCKQETIQTKTEPVKTTAAVCGHGSFLESGQCQSCVKYKCKNEACKSFCSPTTDEPQDSPHLLMPVLLVIVTLLGGLLFLLLIWLCSRRWLCCRVKIWNVCKHPDIQMEPGSYTPTSDQPNDVICIPTAMERNGATIKTLPVTSYPHSVLSGDLQSIMAPLIANGNPKLMQVLQKESWPAPVLYTVIRAIPVTRWKEFLRLLSVSDDQMERIELEAGPSYLEKQYHMLRLWSQSSGAKMENIYSTLHYMNLSGCAQELQEKLEQLQASM; from the exons ATGACTGTGTCAACACTGTGTTTGGATTTg GTATTTGTACTATTTATAGCCTCCCAATGCCAATGCCAATCTACAATTCCACCCATGAAAGATGGACGTTGTTCAGAAG GATATCACAAATCAGATCAGGGCTGTAAGAAGTGTGTGAGCGGTTTTTATATGGACCTACCTAATAATCGGTTATTTTGTTTGAGATGTACATTATGTGATATCAGTG CTCATGAAGTTGAGAAGGCCAACTGTACACCAACACAGAACAGAGTCTGCGATTGTAAACCTGGGTTTTACAAGAGTAATGATCACTGTAATCCCTGTTACAGATGCCAAAACTGCAAAGAAT GTTCGAACTGTAAAAAGAACTGTAAACAAGAAACCATTCAAACCAAAACAGAACCTGTTAAAACCACAGCAGCAGTGTGTGGGCATGGATCTTTTCTGGAAAGTGGACAATGCCAAAGCTGTGTTAA GTATAAGTGTAAGAATGAAGCCTGTAAATCTTTCTGTTCACCTACCACAGATGAACCACAAG ATTCACCTCACCTGCTGATGCCGGTGTTACTGGTCATTGTGACCTTATTGGGTGGTCTACTCTTTCTCCTTCTCATCTGGCTCTGCAGTCGGAGATGGCTTTGCTGTCGAGTCAAGATCTGGAATGTTTGCAAACATCCAGACATTCAGATGGAACCAGGTTCATATACACCCACAT CAGATCAACCTAATGATGTTATCTGCATTCCCACAGCAATG GAAAGAAATGGAGCCACAATTAAAACTTTACCAGTGACCAGCTATCCACACAGCGTCTTGAGTGGAGATTTACAGAGCATCATGGCCCCCCTGATAGCAAACGGAAAcccaaaat TGATGCAGGTGTTGCAGAAAGAGTCCTGGCCAGCACCAGTGCTCTACACTGTCATAAGAGCGATTCCTGTGACGCGCTGGAAGGAATTTTTGCGACTGCTTTCTGTGTCAGATGATCAGATGGAACGGATCGAACTGGAGGCAGGCCCATCCTATCTAGAAAAGCAGTATCATATGCTGCGTCTGTGGAGCCAGAGCAGTGGAGCGAAGATGGAAAATATCTACTCAACATTACACTACATGAACCTGTCAGGCTGTGCCCAGGAACTGCAAGAAAAGCTAGAACAATTACAAGCAAGCATGTAA
- the LOC113068846 gene encoding tumor necrosis factor receptor superfamily member 1A isoform X2 has protein sequence MTVSTLCLDLVFVLFIASQCQCQSTIPPMKDGRCSEGYHKSDQGCKKCVSGFYMDLPNNRLFCLRCTLCDISAHEVEKANCTPTQNRVCDCKPGFYKSNDHCNPCYRCQNCKECSNCKKNCKQETIQTKTEPVKTTAAVCGHGSFLESGQCQSCVKYKCKNEACKSFCSPTTDEPQDSPHLLMPVLLVIVTLLGGLLFLLLIWLCSRRWLCCRVKIWNVCKHPDIQMEPGSYTPTYQPNDVICIPTAMERNGATIKTLPVTSYPHSVLSGDLQSIMAPLIANGNPKLMQVLQKESWPAPVLYTVIRAIPVTRWKEFLRLLSVSDDQMERIELEAGPSYLEKQYHMLRLWSQSSGAKMENIYSTLHYMNLSGCAQELQEKLEQLQASM, from the exons ATGACTGTGTCAACACTGTGTTTGGATTTg GTATTTGTACTATTTATAGCCTCCCAATGCCAATGCCAATCTACAATTCCACCCATGAAAGATGGACGTTGTTCAGAAG GATATCACAAATCAGATCAGGGCTGTAAGAAGTGTGTGAGCGGTTTTTATATGGACCTACCTAATAATCGGTTATTTTGTTTGAGATGTACATTATGTGATATCAGTG CTCATGAAGTTGAGAAGGCCAACTGTACACCAACACAGAACAGAGTCTGCGATTGTAAACCTGGGTTTTACAAGAGTAATGATCACTGTAATCCCTGTTACAGATGCCAAAACTGCAAAGAAT GTTCGAACTGTAAAAAGAACTGTAAACAAGAAACCATTCAAACCAAAACAGAACCTGTTAAAACCACAGCAGCAGTGTGTGGGCATGGATCTTTTCTGGAAAGTGGACAATGCCAAAGCTGTGTTAA GTATAAGTGTAAGAATGAAGCCTGTAAATCTTTCTGTTCACCTACCACAGATGAACCACAAG ATTCACCTCACCTGCTGATGCCGGTGTTACTGGTCATTGTGACCTTATTGGGTGGTCTACTCTTTCTCCTTCTCATCTGGCTCTGCAGTCGGAGATGGCTTTGCTGTCGAGTCAAGATCTGGAATGTTTGCAAACATCCAGACATTCAGATGGAACCAGGTTCATATACACCCACAT ATCAACCTAATGATGTTATCTGCATTCCCACAGCAATG GAAAGAAATGGAGCCACAATTAAAACTTTACCAGTGACCAGCTATCCACACAGCGTCTTGAGTGGAGATTTACAGAGCATCATGGCCCCCCTGATAGCAAACGGAAAcccaaaat TGATGCAGGTGTTGCAGAAAGAGTCCTGGCCAGCACCAGTGCTCTACACTGTCATAAGAGCGATTCCTGTGACGCGCTGGAAGGAATTTTTGCGACTGCTTTCTGTGTCAGATGATCAGATGGAACGGATCGAACTGGAGGCAGGCCCATCCTATCTAGAAAAGCAGTATCATATGCTGCGTCTGTGGAGCCAGAGCAGTGGAGCGAAGATGGAAAATATCTACTCAACATTACACTACATGAACCTGTCAGGCTGTGCCCAGGAACTGCAAGAAAAGCTAGAACAATTACAAGCAAGCATGTAA